In Thermoplasmata archaeon, the genomic window AAGTCTCTTCGTCAGGCGCCGCGACGGTTACGTATAGCTGGTCCGGTAGAGGGTCAAGTCGCTCCAGCGCACGGGGCAGAGTTCCATTCGTGACCAAGAATGTCGTGAAGCCCCTCCGCCTCAGCACTTCGATGAGGCCGCCGAGGCGTGGGTAGAGGGTCGGCTCGCCGCTCAGGGATATCGCGGCCTGGTTCGGCTCCCGCGCCTCCCTCCAGAGGAGGGGGTCGCAGCGCTCATCGCCCCTGAAGCCGGATATCAGGCTCCTCTGGGCCTGAATCGCTTCCTCGACTATTATCTCCGGGTCATCCCTTAGACCCTCGCCGCCACCGTCCGGGTGGAGGCGCCAGCAGAAGAGGCAGGAGTGGTTGCAGTTGCTGACCGCTGGAGTCATCTGTAGGCACCGGTGGGTCAAGATGCCGTAGAACTGCTCCTTGTAGCAGGGCCTGCCGTGGAGCAGCTTCTGGCGCATCCAGTGGCATAGCTTGACCGCGCTGTGCCGGCCGGGGCCGACGACGCGGTACTGCTGGCGAATGAGTATCCTCAGGCTGTCTGGGTCCACGAAGGGACTAGTGCGACCCCGCAATAAAAAGGTTGGGGGAGCAGA contains:
- the twy1 gene encoding 4-demethylwyosine synthase TYW1, producing the protein MDPDSLRILIRQQYRVVGPGRHSAVKLCHWMRQKLLHGRPCYKEQFYGILTHRCLQMTPAVSNCNHSCLFCWRLHPDGGGEGLRDDPEIIVEEAIQAQRSLISGFRGDERCDPLLWREAREPNQAAISLSGEPTLYPRLGGLIEVLRRRGFTTFLVTNGTLPRALERLDPLPDQLYVTVAAPDEETYRKLCAPRFSGGWQRLRETLELLPSLDTRTVIRHTLVEGWNLGREEDYAALDAAAEPLFIEAKGYVFVGDSRSRLSLSNMPSQERVRLFARRLEALLPGYVTLGERPDSRVVALTRDPSRAKIK